Proteins encoded in a region of the Coregonus clupeaformis isolate EN_2021a chromosome 9, ASM2061545v1, whole genome shotgun sequence genome:
- the LOC121574212 gene encoding galactosylceramide sulfotransferase-like: MVVLHYLSTPAVQQVNQQKVTVALSCSHHLSQTWVHNLTNSSQSRTSLSGECVPMVDIMFMKTHKTASSTLLNIIFRFGEKHGLKFAFPKGRNDFFYPSPFLCSQVKDYQPGACFNILCNHMRFDGHEVAKLLPADAAYVTILRDPAELFESSFHYYSRVVPLTWGIRGDDKLAEFLREPRNYYTPGSYNSFYLKNLLFFDFGFDNNLEPDHPLVERGIQTLSQHFQLVLMAEHFEESLILLKDTLCWTMEDMLFFKLNARKHSSVSQLTPELRAKALEWNGADWRLYQHFNATFWAKVEAYGRTRLEQEVKELRRRNAEMAAMCIESGGAVEAGMIRDTDLLPWQPVGENSILGYNLRKNIDPKYRELCRKMLTPEIQYLSELGVNLWLTRLWGWLKDTIF, from the exons ATGGTGGTACTGCATTACTTATCTACTCCAGCAGTCCAACAAGTCAATCAACAAAA GGTTACAGTGGCTCTGTCATGTTCTCACCACTTGTCTCAAACATGGGTCCACAATTTGACCAACTCCTCTCAAAGCAGAACAAGTCTATCAGGGGAGTGTGTGCCCATGGTGGACATCATGTTCATGAAGACCCACAAGACTGCCAGCAGCACATTACTCAACATCATCTTCCGCTTCGGTGAGAAGCACGGTTTAAAGTTTGCCTTTCCTAAAGGTCGCAATGACTTCTTCTACCCATCCCCTTTCCTTTGCTCCCAGGTCAAAGACTACCAGCCTGGGGCATGTTTCAACATCTTATGTAACCACATGCGCTTTGATGGGCATGAGGTGGCAAAGCTCCTCCCAGCAGACGCTGCCTATGTCACCATCCTACGAGACCCGGCGGAGTTGTTTGAGTCATCCTTCCATTATTACAGCCGGGTGGTTCCCCTCACCTGGGGGATCCGCGGAGATGACAAACTGGCTGAGTTTCTGCGCGAACCCAGGAACTACTACACCCCAGGGAGCTACAACTCATTCTACCTCAAGAACCTACTCTTCTTTGACTTTGGATTTGATAACAACTTAGAGCCAGACCACCCTCTGGTGGAGAGGGGTATTCAGACCTTGTCCCAACACTTCCAGCTGGTCCTGATGGCGGAGCATTTTGAGGAGTCTCTCATCCTGCTAAAAGATACACTCTGCTGGACGATGGAAGATATGCTGTTCTTCAAGCTCAATGCCCGCAAGCACTCATCTGTGTCACAACTGACCCCTGAGCTAAGGGCCAAGGCCCTGGAGTGGAACGGGGCCGACTGGCGGCTCTACCAGCACTTTAACGCCACATTCTGGGCCAAGGTGGAGGCATACGGGCGGACACGCCTGGAGCAGGAAGTGAAGGAgctgaggaggaggaatgcagaGATGGCTGCCATGTGCATTGAGAGTGGGGGAGCAGTGGAGGCTGGGATGATTCGGGACACGGATCTGCTTCCCTGGCAGCCAGTTGGAGAGAACTCCATCTTGGGTTACAATTTAAGGAAAAACATAGACCCCAAATACAGGGAACTCTGTCGGAAAATGCTCACACCTGAAATACAGTACCTATCAGAGCTAGGGGTCAACTTGTGGCTCACAAGATTATGGGGTTGGTTAAAGGATACTATATTCTAG